In one Anticarsia gemmatalis isolate Benzon Research Colony breed Stoneville strain chromosome 9, ilAntGemm2 primary, whole genome shotgun sequence genomic region, the following are encoded:
- the LOC142975552 gene encoding limbic system-associated membrane protein-like, which yields MRWLVTAVLFVGILCTVRSEGEPEPTLHIMARSNVYEVNDTKAIFCKGQNIVEPIQWYSPTGKLIEERSARNKRIFVERKNETDGVLVPLIIHQIMISDGGNWTCKSGNLSETREFIVGEKVKLYDRNVSMEGEEGKSVKLSCEAKGIPTPVVVWYKEKQQIKDKEEPKKYSIKADHTLEIKKLNHADVGLYTCKVRQKALSHYTDKTVQLTVQHKPIITTQIIDPSQKYKTEEVYAILNDTKNITCSAIANPPPMYRWFRRRENFYDEPITDPDTAVHSEDGTSSVLVLRLYNESYFGEYKCTVNNTRGAESVIFHVSPGSRPDPPDSVSLYSANVTELTFNVSCSTCTFPKQDEISSDPKTILGYSFQLVSLQEGYEADWSAAMMFEVDHVYNQTTYTVGPLYNDTKYHAQVRTRNAAGYSDWVDIPGEIATTAHAIKLTATIFVILAAISFVHLY from the exons TGAGGTCGGAGGGTGAACCAGAACCAACCCTTCACATCATGGCCAGATCCAACGTCTACGAGGTCAATGACACTAAAGCAATCTTTTGTAAAGGACAAAATATTGTAGAG CCAATCCAGTGGTACTCTCCTACGGGCAAGCTAATTGAGGAGAGATCAGCCAGGAATAAGAGAATCTTCGTAGAACGGAAGAACGAAACCGATGGCGTCCTCGTGCCTCTTATCATTCATCAAATCATGATATCTGATGGAGGCAACTGGACATGCAAGTCGGGAAACCTGAGCGAAACTAGGGAATTTATTGTGGGAG aAAAAGTCAAACTGTATGACCGGAACGTGTCTATGGAAGGCGAAGAGGGTAAATCTGTAAAGTTGAGTTGTGAAGCTAAAGGCATTCCCACACCCGTCGTCGTCTGGTACAAGGAAAAACAGCAAATTAAAG ATAAGGAAGAACCTAAAAAGTACTCCATCAAGGCAGACCATACGCTAGAGATTAAGAAATTGAACCACGCTGACGTTGGCCTGTACACATGCAAAGTGAGACAGAAGGCGCTGTCACATTACACCGACAAGACTGTTCAACTAACTGTACAAC ATAAACCAATAATTACAACTCAAATAATAGATCCTAGCCAAAAATATAAGACTGAAGAAGTTTACGCCATTTTAAACGATAC TAAGAACATCACGTGCAGCGCTATCGCAAACCCTCCCCCAATGTACAGGTGGTTCAGGAGGCGTGAGAACTTCTACGATGAACCTATCACCGACCCAGACACT GCCGTACATTCGGAAGACGGTACTAGTTCTGTGCTGGTTTTGAGGCTGTACAACGAGAGCTACTTTGGCGAGTACAAGTGCACGGTCAACAACACGAGAGGAGCTGAGTCCGTCATCTTCCACGTCAGTCCTGGATCGAGGCCCGACCCCCCTGACTCT GTGTCTTTGTACTCGGCCAACGTCACTGAGCTTACATTCAACGTGTCCTGCTCAACTTGCACCTTCCCTAAACAAGATGAAATCAGTTCCGACCCCAAAACTATTCTtg GATACTCGTTCCAGTTAGTTTCCTTGCAAGAAGGTTACGAAGCCGACTGGTCTGCCGCCATGATGTTCGAAGTTGATCACGTTTATAACC AGACCACGTACACAGTGGGCCCGCTATACAACGACACGAAATACCACGCTCAAGTCCGCACTCGTAACGCGGCCGGTTACTCGGACTGGGTGGACATTCCCGGAGAGATAGCAACCACGGCTCATGCCATCAAGCTGACTGCAACAATATTCGTCATTCTGGCTGCCATTTCATTTGTACATCTTTACTAA
- the LOC142975564 gene encoding juvenile hormone acid O-methyltransferase-like: MNNPELYNASNEMQRQTTLQCLIEYGKNIKWKKNEDTAIDLGCGDGSVTAVVKKYTPTKYKKFVGCDINETMVKFANKRYAGEDITFTVLDIGGDLPEGFVGSFDHVFSFYAVQWVKNQEKVFQNIYNLMTDDGDCFLMILANTMIYSIYNVLSHHPHWKLWIKNVESFISPYHEMKDADKKVTEIMKKCGFQNIEVTYKNMTSVHNNVQSLKDTVRSVEPYGMPEDVFDKFAEDFLAVGEKMGLLTFDYSKNKDAPSVAYNFSLVIVCAHKSSGKAFQNVIET, encoded by the exons ATGAATAACCCCGAATTGTACAATGCATCAAATGAAATGCAGAGACAAACAACACTGCaatgtttaatagaatacggaaaaaatatcaaatggAAGAAGAATGAAGATACTGCAATAGACTTGGGTTGTGGCGACGGAAGTGTCACTGCTGTAGTCAAGAAATACACACCTACCAAGTATAAGAAATTTGTTGGATGTGATATAAACGAGACTATGGTCAAGTTTGCCAACAAGCGCTATGCAGGAGAAGATATTACTTTCACGGTATTAGACATAGGAGGAGATCTTCCGGAGGGTTTCGTTGGCTCATTTGATCACGTATTTTCCTTTTACGCCGTGCAGTGGGTCAAAAATCAAGA AAAAGTATTCCAAAATATCTACAATTTAATGACAGACGATGGTGACTGTTTTCTGATGATCTTAGCCAACACCATGATATACAGCATATACAACGTTCTTTCACATCATCCACATTGGAAACTCTGGATCAAAAACGTGGAAAGTTTTATATCGCCATATCACGAAATGAAG gaCGCAGACAAGAAAGTTACAGAAATCATGAAGAAATGTGGATTTCAGAATATTGAAGTGACTTACAAGAACATGACATCAGTCCATAACAATGTACAGTCTTTAAAAG ATACAGTAAGATCTGTAGAACCATACGGAATGCCAGAAGATGTGTTCGACAAATTTGCAGAAGATTTTTTAGCAGTCGGAGAAAAAATGGGACTACTGACCTTTGATTACAGCAAAAATAAGGATGCTCCATCTGTCGCATATAATTTTTCTCTAGTCATAGTCTGCGCACATAAATCAAGCGGAAAAGCTTTTCAAAATGTaatagaaacataa
- the LOC142975563 gene encoding limbic system-associated membrane protein-like: MKWLFYVIVFVYMFYRAVYGGKIVEHGLIVEPVTYGDSDYLKVGEHKTISCKAPNRFQKVEWFYPNGSVVKRIPGSRVFAQEHFVQSLRGRAPALVLTITKAMVQDTGVYECRSGDEVKEAALCVVEPSEFVGTTTEVTADLGRSITLSCQAKGDPEPRLVWDRFGNFITDEDSSDKYKVMTKYNIQGFEGLLTITSLEPEDSGVYSCVSIQESSQVEECGHIQRLNITLNVNYAPIFEDGNETKLVYGRNNEQVDMICSAAGFPEPTYRWFKELSDDSLLEFDKKQIKFNEGEGNQAVLSVEASASTYGQRFKCLATNDQGSSEKYFVVLKMEKPRRISEVAQVDGEDKTVLNITWYDIALFPVTTFEIQYIQDKNEGNRRLYSKESTWKRSNLSEVTLSENEVIDPETGGIIVPVPDLAVETAYWIRVRATNEVGESPWSDPEFVFTSVEEEEATTTTESSEESADAEPSVKEGNMNETTFYGIFFAGGIFVVAFVCMFAMRMVK; the protein is encoded by the exons ATGAAGTGGTTATTTTATGTGATTGTTTTTGTGTACATGTTCTATAGAGCAG TGTATGGCGGAAAAATCGTGGAACATGGACTTATTGTGGAGCCAGTCACTTATGGGGACAGCGACTATTTAAAAGTTGGAGAACACAAAACTATAAGCTGTAAAGCACCTAATAGATTTCAAAAG GTGGAATGGTTTTATCCGAACGGTAGCGTGGTGAAAAGGATTCCGGGTAGCAGGGTGTTCGCCCAAGAGCATTTCGTGCAATCACTGAGAGGAAGAGCCCCAGCCCTCGTGCTGACGATAACGAAAGCTATGGTTCAGGACACTGGAGTGTACGAGTGCCGGTCTGGAGACGAAGTCAAAGAGGCTGCTTTGTGCGTCGTAG AGCCTTCGGAGTTTGTGGGGACGACAACTGAAGTGACTGCAGACTTGGGCCGCTCTATTACGTTGTCGTGTCAAGCAAAAGGAGACCCTGAGCCGAGGCTGGTATGGGACAGATTCGGAAATTTTATTACTG ATGAGGACAGTTCAGATAAATACAAAGTGATGACGAAGTACAACATCCAAGGGTTCGAAGGTCTGCTCACGATCACATCACTGGAGCCTGAGGATAGTGGAGTTTATTCTTGTGTCAGTATTCAGGAGAGCTCTCAAGTTGAGGAGTGCGGCCACATTCAGAGGCTAAATATTACCTTGAATGttaatt ACGCGCCTATTTTTGAAGATGGcaatgaaacaaaattggtttaTGGCAGAAATAACGAACA AGTGGATATGATATGTTCAGCTGCAGGCTTTCCCGAACCTACATACAGATGGTTCAAAGAATTATCTGACGACTCCCTATTGGAGTTCGATAAGAAACAAATTAAGTTTAATGAAGGTGAAGGGAATCAAGCTGTATTGAGTGTTGAAGCGAGCGCGTCCACGTATGGCCAAAGGTTCAAGTGCCTAGCGACGAATGATCAAGGCAGCTCTGAGAAATACTTTGTTGTATTGAAGATGGAAAAGCCCAGAAGAATAAGTGAG GTGGCTCAGGTTGATGGCGAAGATAAGACAGTACTAAACATCACGTGGTACGACATTGCGCTGTTCCCAGTTACCA CATTCGAAATACAGTATATTCAGGATAAAAACGAAGGTAACAGAAGATTGTATTCTAAGGAGTCCACGTGGAAGAGAAGCAATCTATCCGAGGTCACACTATCAGAAAATGAAGTCATAGATCCAGAAACAGGGG GTATCATCGTACCGGTGCCAGATTTGGCGGTAGAAACAGCATACTGGATACGCGTTCGCGCCACGAACGAGGTTGGAGAGTCCCCGTGGTCCGACCCTGAGTTTGTGTTCACATCGGTCGAAGAAGAGGAGGCCACAACCACGACCGAATCTTCTGAAGAATCTGCAGATGCTGAACCATCCGTTAAAGAAGGAAACATGAATGAAACCACTTTCTATGGCATATTTTTTGCGGGTGGTATCTTTGTTGTAGCTTTTGTTTGCATGTTTGCGATGAGAATGGTCAAATAA